The genomic DNA actactatagaccagagccctattccctatatagtacactactttagacccagaggccctattccctatatagtgcactactattgacaaGGGTCCATAGGAACACACCTGGGGGTCcggtctatagtagtactatataggaatagggctctggtataaagtagtgcactatataggaatagggctctatataaagtagtgcactatataggaatagggttctagtCTAGTAGCactatatatatagggaataggtctctggtccaaagcagtccactatataggaatagggcctggtccaaagtagtctactatataggaataggctctggtataaagtagtctactatataggaataggtctctggtataaagtagtgctctatatagggaatagggctctggtataaagtagtctactatataggaatagggctctggtcaaagtagtgcctatataggaatagggctctggtataaagtagtctactatatagggaatagggctctggtataaagtagtctactatatagggaatagggctctggtatatagtagtctactatataggaatagggctctggtccaaagtagtgctctcatataggaatagggctctggtctatagtagtctactatataggaatagggtctgGTATATAGTAGtctactatataggaatagggctctggtctatagtagtctactatataggaataggtctctggtctaaagtagtctactatatagggaataggtgccatttgggatgcagacagagaCCGTAATACGTTGAGTGGCTCCATGTAATCTTAAATGAAAAGGATTTCAGGTTAACTTGAAAATTAGAATaatatatttcatttttttttaaaaacttagCATTCCAATTCCCTTATTTGTCAACAATGTACACTTAAGGGTTCCACCCGAACTCTGGAAAGTTCTATTCGGAACCCTGAGGAGGTTCCACCCGGAACCCTCAGTGTCATCTGATGGTGCGGTACATCATGAAGTCGACCGTGGTGCATCTTGGGAACTTGCCGATGGAGCTCTCCTCCACGGGGGTATACACTTTGATCTGTCTCATGTGCGTGTCTCTGCCGTTCTGGTGGTTGGCTAACACAGCTATCTGGATCATGAACGTCCTGACAAATGAATACATTAGGACAGAGAATTTAACACATAGAATATCATTGGTCAAAGCAGTGTGTTTGAGACACTTgtcagaacaacacataaatgtACCTGATGGGGTTGTTGACTGTGTCTAGAAGGGGGATGTGGATCCAACCGCTAGGCTCACCATCTCTAACTGctgcagtggagggaggaggaggaagaagagtgaggaggaagaggatgcggggacgaagaggaggaagaagagcgAGGAGGAAGagcgaggaggaagaggagcgaggaggaggaagaagagtgaggaggaagaggagcgaggaggaagaagaggaagagcgaggaggaagaggagtgagTGCATTGTCTGTTGCGACAGGGACTGTTATGTTGGGCTTCTCAAGTAGAAGTCTAAAAAGTTGACCCATCCCGGAATGGACCTGGGCTTTCCCACCCGGACAAATATGCATAAATACATTTGTCAATATAGAGACCAGCAGAAAAGTCTATTTGTAAGCTACTTTATTAACCAGAGCTGATACagctcaagagagagagaggagggccttgagagagacagagcgagagcagggggaggaggtgctacgagagagagagcagggggaggggctgcgagagcgagagcaggggctacgagagcgagagcaggggccacgagagcaggggaggaggggccacgagagcagggggaggatacgagagtagggggaggaggggctacgagagcagggggaggaggggctgcGAGAGCGAGAGCAGGGGCCACGAGAGCGAGAGCAGGGGCCACGAGAcaggggagcagggggagagcaTGGGGAGGGCAGAGCAGGGGGAGGGGGGCATGAGAgcaggggggaggaggggctacgagagcGAGAGCAGGGGCCACGAGAGCCCAGGAGCAGGGGTCACGAGAGCGAGACAGGGGCCAcgagagcagggggagggaggggctaacagagcagggggaggaggggctacgagagagagcagggggaggagggctACAGAGCGagagcagggggagtaggggCTACGAGAGCGCagagcagggggagtaggggcacacgagagcgagagcagggggaggaggggctacgagagcGAGAGCAGGGGAGTAGGGCTACGAGAGCGagagcagggggagtaggggctacgagagcgagagcaggggagtaggggctacgagaacgagagcagggggagtaggggCTACGAGAACGAGAGCAGGGGAGTAGGGGGCTACTTAGAACTagagcagggggagtaggggCCACGAGAACGAGAGCAGGGGGGAGTAGGGGCCACGAGAacgagagcagggggaggaggggctacgagaacgagagcagggggaggaggggctacgagaacgagagcagggggagtaggggCTACGAGAACGAGAGCAGGGGGGAGTAGGGCTACGAGAacgagagcagggggaggagggggcacgagaacgagagcaggggaggagggttacgagaacgagagcagggggaggaggggttacgagagagagagcaggggaggaggggttacgagagagagagcagggggaggggggttgggcgagagagagagcagggggagggggaggggctacgagagagagagcagggggaggagggggttacgagagagagcagggggaggaggggctacgagagagagagcaggggggaggaggggttacgagagagagagcagggggaggaggggctacgagagagagaacagggggaggaggggctacgagagagagaacagggggaggaggggctacgagagagagagcagggagaggggctacgagagagagagcaggggggaggagggggctacgagagagag from Oncorhynchus keta strain PuntledgeMale-10-30-2019 unplaced genomic scaffold, Oket_V2 Un_contig_20220_pilon_pilon, whole genome shotgun sequence includes the following:
- the LOC118382204 gene encoding uncharacterized protein LOC118382204; protein product: MHICPGGKAQVHSGMGQLFRLLLEKPNITVPVATDNALTPLPPRSSSSSSSLLFLLTLLPPPRSSSSSLFLLALLPPLRPRILFLLTLLPPPPSTAAVRDGEPSGWIHIPLLDTVNNPIRTFMIQIAVLANHQNGRDTHMRQIKVYTPVEESSIGKFPRCTTVDFMMYRTIR